A window of Pithys albifrons albifrons isolate INPA30051 chromosome 19, PitAlb_v1, whole genome shotgun sequence genomic DNA:
TTGCCCAGTAAACTAAGGAAATAGAAATATGGCTTTTATAAATACTATTCCTGGACAACACACaaacagaaagcagcaaaaagaaaagatgtaAAGCTGCATTTGCCCAGGTGTTGATGAGGGGAAGGAAATGGGCTTGAAGCTGTTTTATTGTAAACCCATTTTAAAGTTAACAGTAGCAAAACCAACAAGGCATTGCTATGGCTTTGCTCCTGAAGAGAAATTCAAGTTTGAATGCTCCACTTTCAAATTAGTGAAGAGCTGGCTGGATCTTTGCTCAGCCTGAGTCAGACACTGTCGTTGCAATTCGTTGTGTCAGACAAAGGGACACAGGTTGAAAGTGTCACAAGCCGATTTATTAAACTACGTAGAACACacttaaagaaagaaactaaagaACTAAAGAAACTAAAAGCACTTACAAATTACAAGTTACACTATCTATATCCTAAATCTCACTTATGGTCAGCTTTCATAGGTTTATCACAGTGTCTATAGAttttattacagcttctaattggatgtTACTCACTGTCCAGATGTacttttttgtttcatgagaaattatctACACACATTCTATTCCATATCTTGCTCCTCTCAAATCTCTTCTTATCTCACTTTGTTTTAGTTATCTTGCCAGTTTTCTCACAGCTTTAATTATCTTTCACTGTTCCCAGCTGTGCAAGGAGGTACCATTCTACCCTAGGCCTGAAGCTGCCTGCAGCTTCAAAACTTTCATAATTCAAAAAACTTTTATAATCTTCACAAGATGCCTCTCAGAGCCCaactccctccttcccttcccctcccaccctCGTGGTTTGCAGACCCCACAGTGGGTGGGGGGGTGCAGAAGCAGCTACAGACCTGATGCCTTGATGGCCCTTGTGGCTGCTGAGTGGCCCAGCTCCAGGGAATGGATGAAGACTTCGGTCATCTTTTCTCCCCCGATGAAGGTGAGCTGCCAGGAGGAGAAGAGTGAGGATGTGGTGGTGAGAccacccagcctgtgccagccagTGTTCACCCCCCTCACTGCTTTCCACAGAAAACAGGGCAATTTGGGAAAATCCTTTCATGTTCTCAAAACACACCTTTCAACAGCTGCTTTGGGTGACACTTGTCTTTAGCTGCACTTCAGGCTGTTTTCAGAGACCACCAGCAAGTCAAACAACCCCAACTCCTAATTTTCACTTAAAGAAAACTCCACAGCCCACTGGAAAGAAACCCCATAATAAACCAACAGCAGGGTCTGGGCACTGCTTTGGGAGCACAAATCCCATGAAGAGCAGCAACTCTGCTCACCACAGCCCCAGTGCATCTGGGCCCATGCCACAGCACCAAACAGTTGCTGCAGACTCACATTCAACCTTCCCCACCACGTCTGccccaggcacagagcagggtgTGGCAAACAGGCTTCATGGAGGGGCTTGGTTTGGGAAGCAGAGCACTGGAGAGACTTCCAGCAGTGTGAATAAGCTGCCAGCACTGACAGGCATTGATTTGTGTCATGGTGAAAGGTATTGGGATGGAAAACTGCTTGTGTGAGTTCAGGACTGTCTGGGCAGTACCTGCATGTTCTCAATCCCTGAGCCAGGAGTGTCAGTGTGGACACCGGGGGAGACTGAGCTCTGCCTCACCAGCATGTGGTTGTGTGATACCCACACTGCTTCACAGGCAGGTCCCAACATGGTGGCACAGAAAgaccctccttttcccctcagaaGATGGGGCTGAGCCCCTTTGCCTACCTCTGTCTGgtagagctgcagcaggacagggcgCGTAGCGAAGCGGCAGTAGTAGAGGATCATGTCTGCCAGGAtgggcagctgctcctgagaGTCCTCCTGGGGCTCAGCCTCTGGTTTGGCAGACTGTGGTGGGACAGTAAGTTGGTATGTGGTACCTACACCCCAGGACTGTCCATCCCCATTCCACTGGACACAAAAATCCTCCTTCTGACCACCAAGAATCCCTCATCTTCATCCTGTGCCCATGTAGCACAGCCTCCTGCAGAGGACTGTGGTGGCCCAGTGCTAAGCAGAAGCTTGTCTGATCAGGTCCCCAGTTCCTCAGGACAGGAGAATGAGCCCTATCAGCTGGCACACACGTACCTGGCACAGGACGTCCATGGGCAGGTTCATCAGCCCAAGAACGTTGCGCTCGTACCATGGGTCCAACATGCCGATGTAGTGGGAGATGTCATTGGTGCTGCTCCCCATCCCAGCCAAGGTGGGATCCTGAAATCACACACACTGGGGTCACTTTGAGGGTCCCCCCAGGCTcccctcagcctgccctgccaccctcctggcacagcactcCTGGGGTCACGCTGAGCACTGGTGGCACCACAAGCCCTGCGGTGGGTGGGACACCTACCTGAGCCCTGAGCTGTGGgtcccccagggatggggagggatgaTGCATCAGGGGCGTCGATGGAGCCAAGCAGCTCCTCTTCACGGGCACGTAGAAAAACTGCAGCTTGAAGTACCTTGTCAGCAAGGGGCAGGTGCTCTCCTTGAGCCTgaaagaagggggagagggctgggtgagcagagcagctgggatgtcccagcagggccaggtcCCCCAGCTCAGACCCCGCACCACCCGCTCACCTGAGGTTGCTGTAGGCTCGGGCCACTTTCCCTGAGATGCGGTCGGAGCCGAACACCACGACACGCAGCGTGGACACCTTGGTGTCCTCGTCGTAGCTGAGGAAGGGCCGGCGGGGCAGGCTGAGGTGCCGTGGGGCCAGCAGGGCCGGCAGGCGCTGGCCCAGCACGTGCTGTGGCAGCGAGTGCGCGCGCCGGGAGCGCGCCGGGACGGGCTGCTTGGCCGGTGCCGTGCACAGGCTCCCGGCACGGCGCAGCGGCAGCGACAGCGACCCTGGGTCTGGGCAGTCCCTCAGGTCCCTCCTCAACACCAGCAGGCTCTTGCTCTTGAACAGTTTGTAGATCTTGTTGGTCAGTGTTTGCCTGTATTTGTGATGAGTCTTGTCCACCTTCAGCTCCGTCCTCCCCACCATGTCCAGGGAGTTCTCATCGCTGTCCTCTGCGTACCCACTGTCCATGCAGTCCTTCAGACTGGAGACAAACGACTTCAGGGACTTTCTGGAGACCACAGTCAGCTCTGAGATGGAGTCCTTGGAGGAGGTGAAGAGGGACATCCGTGAGGACTTAGATGCCTCCTCTGAGAGCACAGAGTACACAGAGTCACTGGAAAtggcacagagaggggaaagCAGCGAGTCCCGCTCAGGGGAACAGCCATCGGTTTccacatcctcctcctcctcttcatcctcctcctcattcTCTGAGGCCATGGGCTCAACAACACTGCACTCTTTGCTGAGGACATCATTGAGGATATCTGCAAGGCAACCAGAGGGAGATCACGTCCACCATGGTCTCCAGAACCACTGCAAATGTGATGACCTCAGACAACACCTCCATTCATTACAGCCAACACTCTCTTCAATCCTGCTGTTTCAAATAAGGAGCTGGAAACCTTCTTCTGAATGTTTTCAGATTTCCATGAAGTGCTCAGATGCAACGCAAAACAAAACGTATTTCTCTCTCTGAGGTCACATTCTGTTTGGGTTCTCAGGAGGCAAATACCACATGGATGTCTGCTTCCTTCCTACACACCTTCCACAAAGTGCTCATGTCTGATCCAGGTTTAACCAGAAGGCAGGAGAAAAGCCAGGTATTTGGCTGATCAACCCCCAGACTGACCCACTGTGGCTTCCTAGCAAGGCTGGAATCACTGCAAAGGCTGAGTcaaagctctgctccagcttgtTGGGGTCAGCAGGCAATGAACACTGAACATTCACAGGAACACACAAAAGgtcttccaggaatggggaagcTGGAGAGACCAGCTTGGCAGAAAGGGAACCCACTGCTTCCCCTCCAGAACTGCTGTGGCCAGGCTGAGAGCACAGCAAAGGCACTCACTCCTTTGGCCATCACTGCTGAGGGCGGGGAAGAGCTTTCACATCCAGCTGGTCTCAACTCCACAAAGTCTCAATATCTCAATGAGACCAGGCTTTTCTAGCAACAATTATTTCCAGGGCATGAGCAAGGTTTATTCCTTGGAGAGGAGGCTCCTACCAAACAAGGTCTCAAGCTACCAATACTCCCATGGACTTGGGTGCAATGAATCTATTCCATCTCCATGGAAGGCAAAACCCTGCCCAGGAGATAAAGTCCTGCATGATTTTACTCTAGAAAATTGTGTTTTGGGGCCACTAGTGTTCTGTGCCCTCTGGTTGGACAAGGGCTTTGCTTGGGATCACAGCAGGCATCACACCTGAGCTGACACCCACATCCTGCTCCATCCAGGGCACACTGGTACCCACTGGGTCACCTCTCCCTCCAGCACCAACAAGGTGTTATCAGCTCTTTCATGCACCCAGCTGGATATGGCAGCTCCAGCCAAGCTGAAACACTGCTCAGCCACCCCTGCAATGGGGAACAGAGGGCTGTGGTCTCATTGGGATGAGACCACCTCTCCACTCACCAAAGTTATCCTGGTCCCAGCTGTATGTGTAGCAGcgagcagcagggatgggaatggtGTGGAGCTTGCGGGGCTGAACCTCCcctgggaagagaagagggagaggactTAGTTCACAAGGACACCCAGGACCACCCCTGCCAGCTCTCCTGGCCAGTGGGAAATGCCACCCATCCCATGCCCATGTTTTGGGGAGCCAGGGTCATGCTGAGCACCAGCGATGCCAATCACATGCAAACGGATGAGGTAACATTTCACACCTATAAGAGCCATCAGACATCAGAGCTACCATCAGTTTCAATGTTTTCATCTCCCCCATACAGGCCGGATaacttgttttgtttctgtttaaatgAAACCATTTCTGCCTCATTGCGTGGTTACAAAATAGGACCCGAGTTGGTGCTTTTTTGTTGCAATTGTTTGACTCGCTTGAAACTCTGTGCAAATTGCTCAGGGGCTGAGCGTGCAGAAAACCCTGGAGAAAAGAGTGGCCTGGGGGGATTCTCACCGGTGATGGCAGGAAAGGAGGCGGCCCCAGCGAtgtccctcagcacagcctggagccGCTCCCGGGCCAGCCCGGTGTTGTCGCTGGCGGCCGCGACCTCCTGCGCGTCGGCAGCACTGGAGTAGATCTCCGAGAGCTCTTCCAGAGTCTTGGACTGGGGGGGAAGAGCCAAGGGGAGAGATTAAGGGGGTCCCTCCACAGAGGCAACACACAAGTCCTTGGGCTAGACCATTAACTGGGGTAGCTCTCTCCCTCCACTACCCTCTACTCCCTTCAAGTCCCCCAAAacttttgtgaagaaaataaaaacatgtttgaAAACGCCCAAGGggttttctttatatttttttgccTCTCCTTCAAGTGTTTCTCTAAATCcttttgctgtatttcaaaTCTGAGGGCCCTTCCTCTCCACACTTAAGGATGGACAAAGCAGTAACAGGGTAAAAGACAAGTTACCCCCTCCCACATACACTCCACAAAACACAAGTGCAGACCTCAGCTCTAACCTTAGAAGAGACAGGAAAGACATGCACTTTTCCTACAAGAAGTATTAtcaaaacttaattttcttttgccaGTTAAGTACTATTTTTGTCAGGAAATCCAGCAGCCATCTGCATGAAAGCACTCCCAGTGGCATCCCCAAAGCTGGACCTCCCAAGCCTACCTTCAGGAGGTGGTGCAGGCTGTCCAGGTCACAGCAGGTGCCAAAGTTGGCCTGGTAGAGGTGCTGGAGGAGCACGATGAGCGTGGCGTGCTGTGGGTGCTCACTGGCACTCAGCCCCTCGGCGATGGACAGGAACTCGCTCTGCACCTCGGAGCGGTTGAGCAGCAGCACCGTCCTGGGGACAAGGGGACAGCAGTTAGGCTGGGCAGCCAGGCTTGGACACTGGTGGTGAGCCCAGCTGCCACTTGTCCTAACTGGATATGCAATGAAGTGGGGGTAGGACACGAGAGTGGCCCCTGAAGCATCTTCCTCCTGCAAGATGCAGGTCAGAGAAGAAGCTTTAAGGAGAACAGCCACATCCTTCATCTGCATCTTCGCTCTGGATCACAACATTAATATCCCCAGGCTTTGAATTCCCAAATCTGAAGCCCAGAAATCTTATGTTTCCATTCATGGACAACAGCCCTCAGTGTCCACTGAGAAAAATTAGTTCTGAATTAAGAATGTGCTGTGGTGTTCTTGGTTCTAGAAAGCTCAGGCAACAGGCACAAGCTTTCAACAAGCCCAAAGTTCAGaactggacttgatgatccttgtgggtccctttcaacagAGGATATTTTACGATTCTATGACTTGTGCCAGGTTTTCAGGGGGTTTTATGCAAACACTGTCAGtatgctggtgctgctgggtggGATACAGGTGCAGATCAAGGGCTGCACAGCATGAGTGGACAAGCCAAAGGAGAAGGACACTTCTCTTGCACAGAATGCCTATGCCTGAAGGACTGTCCCTGGAGTCAGGCCAGCACACACCACCCAGGCTCATTCCCTACTTTTACAAATATTTGAGGTGCTCTGGCAGGGAAAATGTTCAGCCCTCAAATAAGGAGCAAAGTCTGACTCTGCACAAAGCTGTAAGGCTTTCATTGCACTGGGACTGAGATGGACTTGCTTCTGACCCCTGTCAGGGTGGTGACTTCCAGACCTTGAGGTCACAaggttttccagctgttctCCAATGTGTGCTGAGACCAGCAGCTCCCTATGGAGAAGACTTTGTCTTCCCCAGGTGTTTTCACCCAGGTGTGCAGTGCAAGAGTTAAGCAGCCCTGCAGGATAACCGGCTTGGGGAGCTCACCCACCCAGTCCCATGGCTGTGAAAATGCTACAGCCACTCTCATTgtcccatcccacagctcagcccaaCTACCCAGCCCTTGTCCCCAGTACCCACCACGACCCCTCTGAGATGCTGCTCACTGCAGCCCCACCGCTGTTTAAGCAGTATAGAACTGTGAGGATGCCACAGAGGGGACCAGCAGTGCCCACGGCCACACTTACACGGTGGAGCTCTGGTAGTTCTTCAcaggcagcccctgctctgtcctcacCAGCCTCTGGAAAGTGATCCCTGAGGAGACAGCAGAGGACATGAGGAATGGAACCACTGCAGACTGTTCTGCCTCAGCAGCACATTGACTTTGCCTGCCAGTGTGGTGCAGACATGGCTGAGTTGCTGCTCAGAATGGGAATGGCCCCACCAAAAGTCCTTATGGGGACAAGGCACAGCCATCATTGACTTTGCCTCAGTGCAGTGCAGACATGGCTGAGTTGCTGCTCAGAATGGGAATGGCCCCACCAAAAGTCCTCATGGGGACAAGGCACAGCCACTGTGTAAAGGGACCGGCCCAGGAGCAACAACGTAAAGGGTAAAAGCCCAGAGTGATGGGAAAGCAACCAAAGGATGGGACAGGAGAACTGCTGCACCTCCTGTCCCTTCTGCTCCACTGCTGATGTGGGATGGGAATTCTATGGATATTTAGTAGCTTTTCCCACTTGCTTTAGCCCACCAGACCCTGGATATCATTTATGGACAGCAGGTCACTGTCACCTTCCCTTCTGCAGAGATGGAGCCCAGAATGGCCCCAGCAGGAGGGAGGCTGGTGTGGGCAGCCCCAACCCTGGATGCCTCCCTGAGACTGTCCCCAGAATGCCATCGGGAACTCAAACCAGGTGACATTGGATGGATCTGCACTGTGTGGCAGCAGCAAAACCCATGTCAACCCTGAGCAGCGGGACTGGGGTACATCTTGGCAAAAATATTCTGGCAACAACAAGATCCTGCCTCCTTATCAGTGCAGGCAGACACATCCCAACCCAGCCTGgcagcctgggagcagcacccaTGGTGGGGCTCACACTGATCCACACAGGCCCCCCGAAACCAGCAGTGTTTACCCTTCTTGCAGAGGCATCAGCTCCCGTGTGCAGATCAAAGCTATTGCATTCTTGGCAAATAGTGACAACAGCTTGTTCTCAGTTAATATTTACCCTCATTTCAATAAAAAGCTTTTGCTTCAGCCTTGCAGCAGGTCACAGAGGCCATGCAATAAGCCTTGTAAGAGCCTGTAAGGTCCCAGTCAGCTTACCAGACCAGGACATGTTCTCAATGGTTCTGGCTCCAGCTGAGGGAGAGGGCACGGTgaggggcagcactgggctCCCCAGCCACTGCACCCAATGCCACCCACACGGCATCTTTGTCAGGGGTGGGGGAACCCATTATGCTCACAGGAGGGCAAAAGTTTTTGGACCAAGGTCTCCAGCTCACATagcactgggcactgctgatGGTGGGGATGGCACAAGAGCAGGGTGTAGCAACCCTCTccccagcactggagttttCCAGAGGTGTGTAAAACAGCCCTGACCAGTGTCACAGCAATAAATGAccaggaaggagctggggacacccatggctgcagcagggtgggatgggtgTCCCCACATCTGTGCTGGTGTCTGGATGCAGCAAGAGCTCAGCCAGACCCTGCCTGGTGACCATGGCCATTCATCCTGGGGGTAAAGCAGCGATTCCAGGGCTCACACTGCACAGGGTCTGGGGGATTTTCCATCCTTCTGTCCCTTTGAAAGTGCCTTTCATCCCATCTGCATCTACAAGCTCCCATCTCACAGGACTTTGCTGCCATGACAGAGCCCCCGTGTTTCACATTCCTATCAGGGCTCTCCAAAGCAGCTTCCCATTTGGAGGGGGTGGGGagcactcccagccccagcccacaTACCCCCCCAAGGCCTCTCAAGCCCTGCTCAGAGCCAGCCTTGCTGCCATGGCCCTGTGCAGGATTAAACACGGGCTGCAATCTGCTCTGTGTGATAACAGCTCTTCAAAAGCCACCAAAAGACGGGGAGATTAGGAAAATGGGCCTTTTAGAAATAATTGGAAGAGCTGCTCCATTGGGAACAACAGGACATCTAGGAGGAGGCTTTAATTAAGAggagcactgctgctgctgctggatgtgGCCAGAGCTGTATCACAAGGTGGTGCCTGGGCTGTAAAGAACGAGCCAGGGAGTCCCTCAGCACTATGGAAATCTCCACGCAAGGGCAGGCTCAGAGGCTCCAGCCACCTTGCTGCGATGAATGGCCCCACTGTTATCACCCCAGTTGCACCACTGAGCATCTCAAACAaaggccagggctgggtgggagcagCCAGCACGTGCTCAGCCGTGGAAAAGACCCACCAGACTGAAAGGCAGCCAGGAAATAAGTTACCCATTTTGCTAATTCCCAGAGTGGGGAGTCCTCGGGATGCTCCCACCACCTCGCACACAAGGCAGCCACCAAAAACATCAccttgccctgctcctccagagGAATCTGGTCTCACCCTGTGCTGGAGCACCAGGGAATATCATCCCAAGGATGGTGGGTAGAGGTCCTCACCTCCTGGGAAAACTGAGGTTTGGGATGCCCAAGGTAAATGTGCACACTATGCTCACAGGATTCATGAAGCAAGTGGGGAATGAGGCAGCAACACCAGGGGAATAAACACTGGGTGATCAAGGCAGGGAATGTTtttggagcagcagtgccagcagcacatgCAGGGCAAGGGCACTCACCAGGGGCCTTCAGCTCATTGCTGATGAAGGTGAGCAGCTCACGGAAGGTGTCACAGTAGGGCACAGGCCAGGTCAGGAAGTTGTGGTACACACTGGCAGCTTTCAGGAGCAGGTCAGAGCCTGGTGGGAAGTGAGGAgcctgcagagggacagggagacaTGGTTAGAAAGGGAGCAAAGACACAAACTACAAGTGCTGTGTAAAACCTTAAGGGTTTAGGCTGGAAGTGGGAGGAGGGGAAGCAAAGCAGAGGTTCATCCTGTGACACCCCATCTTCTCTCAAGGAAGGGGCAAAGGAtccccacagggcacagctccaagAAAGTTCCTTCCGCTCTGCACCTTCCCAACCTCCCGGCTGTGGCTCACGTGCCAAAGCCTATATATAAATTCCTTTTTAACCACCACACACCCCTCCAGATGAATTGCATTACAGCCTGTGCTTTTGCAGGATCTGGCAGCAATGATTTCCTCGGGATAATGATGCATTGTGctagcaataataataataataaaaaaagtatttcctgtAAAGGCTCCGCTCCTTCTATTCATTCCCATTGCCTGTGTATTTTGCACAAGTATAAAGGGTAATGAAAAAActtcccttctctgcacagAGATACTGCCCATCTCCCTTTCTGATTAGCCCACCCTTTAAAAAATAGCTTAAATATCCCaaagctcattttttttctgctgagctTGTGCAATGGTTTTTTGATTGTGATCCCCACAGATTTGTAGAGAATCTTTTTGTGAGATGAATGGATCAAAGCAGGCTGTGACATCCCAGACAAAGCCCCCCTGATTTCAGTGACTGCTGTGTGGCTCTGTGGGCTCCCTGGGGCTGGATCAAGCTCtgtgcagcagcctcagcacttACATACAGGACGGCGTAGTagaagagcagagccaggggcGTCACGAGGTCATAGTCACAGTTCTCCTGCACCTGTAGGAAAGAGCCCGAGGGCAGGGGGTGAGCTGGGCTGCTTGCCATGAGCACCACCCAAAAGTATCCTTGGAGGGACCAGGAGACTCCCCAACAGCACCCAACCTGCACCATCACATATCTGTGCCCTGCAGATTCCCTCATCTCCAAGGGAAAACAACTCCTAAAGCGGCACTAACCCACACCCATGGGACAGACAGACCAGCAcaacctcctgctctgcctttacCCACATCTGGCCAAGCTTCCAGCCCTTTGATGTTCCTGATCCTTGAACAGTTCCTTGAAATTACATGGCATTGGCTCAAAGcaggcagcctggagaggcAAGGAGGCAGCCCAGCCCCTACAAGCAGcttgcacagctcagcagcacaatAAAACCCCATGTATTTCCAGCCCAGCCTTTGCCAGGGAATAACCAGCACTGTTTCTCCTGGAGACACAGTGACAGCTCAAGGATACACTTGTACAGTCTCCCCTTGTTCATGAACACAGCACAAAGTGCAATAAATCCTTACAAAAAGCCTTAATGTAATAAACCACTGTCAGCAACAAGATCAATAGCAAACACTAAAAGAGCATATAAAAGGATTTAACTGAATTGTGCTAAACTTAACTGCTATCAGGTCCACAGCCTTTCTTCCCCCAAAAATGAAAGGCAGCATTTACCCCATCACATGAATCCCAGTGCTGGGGATTTAGGAAACACATCACTGTTTCCTGCCACATGAAGGGATTCCTCCAAGGCCTTTCCGGATGCAgcctgggatgaccctgctcaACCAGTGATGCCTTGAGGTTCTCTGGCACATGATGGCACCACAGCAGGTCAG
This region includes:
- the PIK3R5 gene encoding phosphoinositide 3-kinase regulatory subunit 5 isoform X3 translates to MQHTTCTEDRIYHALERCLHGLSRGAVSSRWAGLCLNCWSLQELVSRDAGNYLILVEKILGKTKEVQENCDYDLVTPLALLFYYAVLYAPHFPPGSDLLLKAASVYHNFLTWPVPYCDTFRELLTFISNELKAPGITFQRLVRTEQGLPVKNYQSSTVTVLLLNRSEVQSEFLSIAEGLSASEHPQHATLIVLLQHLYQANFGTCCDLDSLHHLLKSKTLEELSEIYSSAADAQEVAAASDNTGLARERLQAVLRDIAGAASFPAITGEVQPRKLHTIPIPAARCYTYSWDQDNFDILNDVLSKECSVVEPMASENEEEDEEEEEDVETDGCSPERDSLLSPLCAISSDSVYSVLSEEASKSSRMSLFTSSKDSISELTVVSRKSLKSFVSSLKDCMDSGYAEDSDENSLDMVGRTELKVDKTHHKYRQTLTNKIYKLFKSKSLLVLRRDLRDCPDPGSLSLPLRRAGSLCTAPAKQPVPARSRRAHSLPQHVLGQRLPALLAPRHLSLPRRPFLSYDEDTKVSTLRVVVFGSDRISGKVARAYSNLRLKESTCPLLTRYFKLQFFYVPVKRSCLAPSTPLMHHPSPSLGDPQLRAQDPTLAGMGSSTNDISHYIGMLDPWYERNVLGLMNLPMDVLCQSAKPEAEPQEDSQEQLPILADMILYYCRFATRPVLLQLYQTELTFIGGEKMTEVFIHSLELGHSAATRAIKASGPGSKRLGIDGDREAIPLTLQIAYSKTAVSGRSHWNDVEKVCTSVNLSKACKKYEELASKTECLNLTMTEVVKRQNSKSKKSFNQQISVSQIKVDKVQIIGVQSSFAVCLDQDEQKILQSVTRCEISVCYKPRDSDPFALRRSSLPAQDPSEFHSLLCLPIATFSGALP
- the PIK3R5 gene encoding phosphoinositide 3-kinase regulatory subunit 5 isoform X1 — its product is MQHTTCTEDRIYHALERCLHGLSRGAVSSRWAAGLCLNCWSLQELVSRDAGNYLILVEKILGKTKEVQENCDYDLVTPLALLFYYAVLYAPHFPPGSDLLLKAASVYHNFLTWPVPYCDTFRELLTFISNELKAPGITFQRLVRTEQGLPVKNYQSSTVTVLLLNRSEVQSEFLSIAEGLSASEHPQHATLIVLLQHLYQANFGTCCDLDSLHHLLKSKTLEELSEIYSSAADAQEVAAASDNTGLARERLQAVLRDIAGAASFPAITGEVQPRKLHTIPIPAARCYTYSWDQDNFDILNDVLSKECSVVEPMASENEEEDEEEEEDVETDGCSPERDSLLSPLCAISSDSVYSVLSEEASKSSRMSLFTSSKDSISELTVVSRKSLKSFVSSLKDCMDSGYAEDSDENSLDMVGRTELKVDKTHHKYRQTLTNKIYKLFKSKSLLVLRRDLRDCPDPGSLSLPLRRAGSLCTAPAKQPVPARSRRAHSLPQHVLGQRLPALLAPRHLSLPRRPFLSYDEDTKVSTLRVVVFGSDRISGKVARAYSNLRLKESTCPLLTRYFKLQFFYVPVKRSCLAPSTPLMHHPSPSLGDPQLRAQDPTLAGMGSSTNDISHYIGMLDPWYERNVLGLMNLPMDVLCQSAKPEAEPQEDSQEQLPILADMILYYCRFATRPVLLQLYQTELTFIGGEKMTEVFIHSLELGHSAATRAIKASGPGSKRLGIDGDREAIPLTLQIAYSKTAVSGRSHWNDVEKVCTSVNLSKACKKYEELASKTECLNLTMTEVVKRQNSKSKKSFNQQISVSQIKVDKVQIIGVQSSFAVCLDQDEQKILQSVTRCEISVCYKPRDSDPFALRRSSLPAQDPSEFHSLLCLPIATFSGALP
- the PIK3R5 gene encoding phosphoinositide 3-kinase regulatory subunit 5 isoform X2 — encoded protein: MQHTTCTEDRIYHALERCLHGLSRGAVSSRWAAGLCLNCWSLQELVSRDAGNYLILVEKILGKTKEVQENCDYDLVTPLALLFYYAVLYAPHFPPGSDLLLKAASVYHNFLTWPVPYCDTFRELLTFISNELKAPGITFQRLVRTEQGLPVKNYQSSTVTVLLLNRSEVQSEFLSIAEGLSASEHPQHATLIVLLQHLYQANFGTCCDLDSLHHLLKSKTLEELSEIYSSAADAQEVAAASDNTGLARERLQAVLRDIAGAASFPAITGEVQPRKLHTIPIPAARCYTYSWDQDNFDILNDVLSKECSVVEPMASENEEEDEEEEEDVETDGCSPERDSLLSPLCAISSDSVYSVLSEEASKSSRMSLFTSSKDSISELTVVSRKSLKSFVSSLKDCMDSGYAEDSDENSLDMVGRTELKVDKTHHKYRQTLTNKIYKLFKSKSLLVLRRDLRDCPDPGSLSLPLRRAGSLCTAPAKQPVPARSRRAHSLPQHVLGQRLPALLAPRHLSLPRRPFLSYDEDTKVSTLRVVVFGSDRISGKVARAYSNLRLKESTCPLLTRYFKLQFFYVPVKRSCLAPSTPLMHHPSPSLGDPQLRAQDPTLAGMGSSTNDISHYIGMLDPWYERNVLGLMNLPMDVLCQSAKPEAEPQEDSQEQLPILADMILYYCRFATRPVLLQLYQTELTFIGGEKMTEVFIHSLELGHSAATRAIKASGPGSKRLGIDGDREAIPLTLQIAYSKTAVSGRSHWNDVEKVCTSVNLSKACKKYEELASKTECLNLTMTEVVKRQNSKSKKSFNQISVSQIKVDKVQIIGVQSSFAVCLDQDEQKILQSVTRCEISVCYKPRDSDPFALRRSSLPAQDPSEFHSLLCLPIATFSGALP